The genomic region TCATGTAGGATTAGTTGCCAGAGCCTTTGGTGCCCACGGATTTATTCTTGGAGATGTTATTGATGAAAAAGTTATAGGATCCATAAAAAAAGTCATGGAGAGATGGGGAGGCAATCTATATATTGATGCCGGAGTTGATTCTCGTAAATACGTATTGGAGTGGAAACGTAGAGGAGGGATTGTCGTTCATTTAACAATGTATGGCTTACACATTGATGACGTAATAGATGAGATCAGAGGGCTTAATAAAGATATACTAATAGTTGTAGGCGCCGAAAAAGTACCACCCTTCTTTTACGAAGTAGCAGACTATAATGTCGCTATAGGTCATCAACCACACTCAGAAGTTGCTGCCTTAGCTGTGTTTCTCGATAGATTCTATATGGGTAAAGAACTACATTTATCCTTTCCAAACGCTAAATTAATAATAGTACCATCACCAAGAGGTAAAAAGGTGAAAAAGATTGCCGAGGAAGAAGAAGGAGAAAGCACTAAAGATTAGTCCTAGAGAAAAATATTATTTAGACATATTAATAGACCTAATAGCAAGAATGTATGGTGAAAAAGCCAAAAAAGTACTACTACACATAATAAGATCAGGTGGAATAGTAGCTGAGGAAACACTCGGAAAAGATATTGGTATGAAATCTAATGAAGCAAGAAAAATACTTCAACAATTAGCCGACGAAGCTATCCTGAGATACAAAACTGGCAGAGTAGGTGATAAAACATTGCACTTATGGATACTAAACATTGATCAAATAGAAGGTATTCTTATCGCTAGACTAAAGAAAACTAGAGAAAAACTATTGATCAGGCTAAACTATGAGAAAAACAATACTTTCCTAAAATGCCCATTATGTGGTAGAAGATATACATTCGATGAAGCCTTCGAAAACGATTTCCTGTGTCCATATGACGGCGAACAATTAATAGAATATGATAATAGCGAGGAAATAAGAATTTTAGAAGAAAAGATCAAAGAGATAACAGATGAACTAAGCAGGATCGGTGCAGCTTAGTATTGAAAAACACTTATAAATTCATTGATCTATTTTGTGGTGCAGGAGG from Staphylothermus marinus F1 harbors:
- a CDS encoding tRNA (cytidine(56)-2'-O)-methyltransferase; its protein translation is MKIYVLRYGHRPGRDKRITTHVGLVARAFGAHGFILGDVIDEKVIGSIKKVMERWGGNLYIDAGVDSRKYVLEWKRRGGIVVHLTMYGLHIDDVIDEIRGLNKDILIVVGAEKVPPFFYEVADYNVAIGHQPHSEVAALAVFLDRFYMGKELHLSFPNAKLIIVPSPRGKKVKKIAEEEEGESTKD
- a CDS encoding transcription factor gives rise to the protein MPRKKKEKALKISPREKYYLDILIDLIARMYGEKAKKVLLHIIRSGGIVAEETLGKDIGMKSNEARKILQQLADEAILRYKTGRVGDKTLHLWILNIDQIEGILIARLKKTREKLLIRLNYEKNNTFLKCPLCGRRYTFDEAFENDFLCPYDGEQLIEYDNSEEIRILEEKIKEITDELSRIGAA